One Fusarium musae strain F31 chromosome 6, whole genome shotgun sequence DNA segment encodes these proteins:
- a CDS encoding hypothetical protein (EggNog:ENOG41~BUSCO:EOG09260TUT) — protein sequence MASKSPVLPEEGKRNILITSALPYVNNIPHLGNIIGSVLSADVFSRYCRARGWNTIYVCGSDEYGTATETKALEEGLSPADLCAKYHALHKGVYDWFRIDFDIFGRTPTQQQTQIVQQIFKELWKNGYIEERETTQPFCSHPAHGKFLADRFVEGECSICHDPGARGDQCDACGSLLDPFEPEREPSTSDDDHVEAKATGFLINPRCKVDGTTPEKRKTKHLFLRLDAVKDLLVPWFHKSSKEGDWSTNCISITQSWIDKGLLPRGITRDLKWGVPIPRDLEGLSNEEYAEKVFYVWFDACIGYVSITKNLVDGDNLDGTNWEKWWKNPENVKLYQFMGKDNVPFHTIIFPASQLGTGENWTKVHKMSTTEYLNYEGGKFSKSRGVGVFGNTAKETGVDPDVWRYYLLSRRPESADSEFKWQEFIDCNNNDLLKNLGNLNQRILKFTQAKLDGVVPDYTKYTDERLEEHKKEVNEALKTFISQFDAIKLRAGLATVMHISALGNKLLQDSKLNNQLLADEPDRCAAVIGLGINHLQLLASIVHPYMPSTSEAILEQIGSPGLISIPETWSGDLVKPGQKIGEPKLLFTQIPASKLDEWREAFGGEEIRKQKALEAEKAAAKKAAKDKKKQKKLALRQAEKAGEASTEEKPVEASAVDLLPDNKPSET from the exons ATGGCTTCAAAATCACCCGTTCTGCCTGAGGAGGGTAAGCGCAACATTCTAATTACCAGTGCCCTTCCCTACGTCAACAACATTCCGCATCTGGGCAACATCATCGGCAGTGTTCTCTCCGCCGATGTCTTTTCTCGCTATTGCAGAGCGCGAGGCTGGAACACCATTTACGTTTGTGGTTCCGACGAGTACGGTACTGCTACCGAGACAAAGGCCCTCGAGGAAGGTCTTTCGCCCGCCGACCTTTGCGCCAAGTATCATGCCCTTCACAAGGGAGTCTACGATTGGTTCCGAATTGACTTCGATATCTTCGGCCGAACACCCACTCAACAACAGACCCAGATTGTGCAGCAGATCTTTAAGGAGCTCTGGAAGAATGGTTATATTGAGGAGCGAGAGACTACTCAGCCTTTTTGCTCGCATCCTGCCCACGGCAAGTTCCTCGCAGATCGATTCGTCGAGGGAGAATGCAGCATTTGCCATGACCCCGGAGCACGCGGAGATCAATGCGATGCCTGCGGTAGCCTTCTCGACCCATTTGAGCCCGAACGCGAGCCCAGCACCTCTGATGATGACCATGTCGAGGCTAAAGCGACTGGTTTCCTGATCAACCCCCGCTGCAAGGTCGATGGAACCACCCCCGAGAAGCGAAAGACGAAGCACCTTTTCCTTCGCCTAGACGCGGTTAAGGACTTGCTTGTTCCCTGGTTCCACAAGAGTAGCAAGGAGGGAGATTGGAGCACAAACTGTATTTCCATCACCCAGTCATGGATCGACAAGGGACTCCTTCCCCGTGGTATCACTCGAGACCTCAAGTGGGGTGTTCCTATTCCCAGGGATCTCGAAGGCTTGAGTAACGAGGAGTATGCAGAGAAGGTCTTCTATGTTTGGTTCGATGCTTGCATTGGCTACGTCTCTATCACCAAGAACTTGGTCGATGGTGATAACTTGGATGGCACGAACTGGGAGAAGTGGTGGAAGAACCCTGAGAACGTCAAGCTTTACCAGTTCATGGGCAAGGACAATGTGCC ATTTCACACTATCATCTTCCCTGCCTCTCAACTTGGAACAGGAGAGAACTGGACCAAGGTCCACAAGATGTCGACAACCGAGTATCTCAACTATGAGGGCGGAAAGTTCAGCAAGTCCCGCGGCGTTGGAGTTTTTGGAAACACTGCTAAAGAGACTGGCGTTGATCCCGATGTTTGGCGATACTACCTTCTATCCAGACGGCCCGAGTCCGCTGACTCTGAGTTCAAATGGCAAGAGTTCATTGACTGCAACAACAacgatcttctcaagaacctcggTAACTTGAACCAACGAATCCTCAAGTTCACTCAGGCCAAGTTGGATGGCGTCGTTCCCGACTACACAAAGTACACCGACGAGCGGCTAGAGGAGCACAAGAAGGAAGTGAACGAGGCCCTCAAGACCTTTATCTCACAGTTCGACGCCATCAAGCTCCGCGCTGGCCTTGCCACCGTTATGCACATCTCTGCCCTTGGCAACAAACTTCTGCAGGACAGCAAGCTGAACAACCAGCTTCTGGCCGATGAGCCAGACCGCTGCGCTGCGGTGATCGGTCTTGGTATCAACCATCTCCAGCTCCTTGCAAGCATCGTTCATCCTTACATGCCCTCTACTTCCGAGGCCATCCTGGAGCAGATCGGCAGCCCTGGCTTGATCTCCATTCCTGAGACATGGTCAGGAGACCTCGTCAAGCCCGGCCAAAAGATTGGCGAGCCCAAGCTTCTCTTCACACAGATCCCTGCGTCTAAGCTTGATGAGTGGCGCGAggcctttggtggtgaggagaTCCGAAAGCAAAAGGCCCTCGAGGCAGAGAAGGCGGCGGCGAAGAAGGCTGCTAAGGAcaaaaagaagcaaaagaagctCGCTCTTCGTCAAGCTGAGAAGGCCGGTGAAGCTTCTACCGAGGAGAAGCCTGTTGAGGCCTCTGCTGTTGACCTGCTCCCCGACAACAAGCCCTCTGAGACATAG
- a CDS encoding hypothetical protein (EggNog:ENOG41~BUSCO:EOG0926425H) — protein MALGLKDFVEYVDYDKQSLYKYHNKLLTKIFGGNSQVACYALAATIFSLGMIRDFIFKTAIAEQPTHPALVTDFIQAAAVALFIVGNVLVVSSTWRLGITGTFLGDYFGILMDEMVTGFPFNVTGSPMYTGSTCSFLATAMWYGKPAGVLLTLWVDVVYRIALKFEDPFTSEIYAKRERERERECAAGKKSN, from the exons atggctcttGGTTTGAAAGACTTTGTCGAGTATGTCGATTATGACAAGCAGAGCTTGTACA AATACCACAACAAGCTTCTGACCAAGATCTTCGGCGGTAACTCCCAAGTTGCCTGCTATGCCCTTGCTGCCACTATCTTCTCTCTCGGTATGATTCGCGACTTTATCTTCAAGACTGCCATCGCCGAGCAACCCACGCATCCCGCTCTAGTCACCGACTTCATCCAGGCCGCAGCCGTTGCTCTGTTCATCGTTGGTAACGTCCTGGTCGTCTCTTCAACCTGGCGACTAGGCATTACTGGCACTTTCCTCGGTGACTACTTTGGCATTCTCATGGACGAGATGGTGACTGGCTTTCCCTTCAACGTGACCGGTTCTCCTATGTACACTGGCTCTACCTGCAGCTTCCTCGCTACCGCCATGTGGTATGGCAAGCCTGCCGGTGTCCTGCTCACATTGTGGGTCGATGTTGTCTACAGGATCGCTTTGAAGTTTGAGGACCCGTTCACTTCTGAGATCTACGCCAAGCGTGAGCGTGAGCGTGAGCGTGAGTGTGCTGCTGGGAAAAAGTCCAACTAA
- a CDS encoding hypothetical protein (EggNog:ENOG41), producing the protein MASQQILFAETIAESDSDSEIESYSNRGNKLKKQARFARQGQLVPNNGPSSYKEYVEYGGVRRPILYRNPPLVDEEGYEIDSDDEDEERVQEAEASAAEMNPYANIQIENILAPLTASTALPTHPTLSKPFTSKTLTRLVDQSCDIMRKENQSLWRVRHLLTALCGDYTWVPCEMMVRPADVELYTDNHTAQHLLALSQAVSALPRITNGDMQQGSGVEQANAVPDTTFDGEPTDKDPAEDADVTMTDAGTADPDDSLIEDADENTKVEGEKDGAGAASNMHNGKQIPAAQTDKRDSIGEATNGVKEHTNERATNEMEATRAEATAKPSGSDAHQQMESAETIRADVSMISDADDDFIHPMFLAPSGARPDRDIGLPDQEAEDIRRLLALYVQKQEEVCRGAKRLFLGLLKAEQMRKNVLHWSKAEAHSGLNRDMSDGEDWYDKEEWGLTEDLKKGQDEEEEDVQTTGKKTRNRRQ; encoded by the exons ATGGCGTCGCAACAAATTCTTTTTGCCGAAACCATAGCGG AATCCGACTCAGACTCCGAGATCGAAAGCTATAGCAATCGCGGGAATAAGCTCAAAAAGCAGGCACGGTTTGCCCGCCAAGGGCAATTGGTCCCAAATAACGGTCCAAGTTCGTATAAAGAG TATGTCGAATACGGTGGTGTCCGACGCCCGATCCTATATCGCAATCCTCCATTAGTCGACGAGGAAGGATACGAGATAGAtagcgacgacgaagatgaggagcgcGTTCAAGAGGCAGAGGCCTCGGCGGCGGAAATGAACCCTTACGCCAACATACAAATAGAGA ATATCCTTGCTCCACTTACTGCATCAACCGCGTTACCGACACACCCGACCCTATCGAAGCCCTTCACGTCCAAAACCCTGACCCGACTTGTTGACCAAAGTTGCGACATAATGCGCAAGGAGAATCAGTCGCTGTGGAGAGTCAGACATCTCCTGACAGCGCTCTGCGGCGACTACACATGGGTCCCTTGCGAAATGATGGTCCGGCCGGCAGACGTTGAGCTCTATACAGACAACCACACGGCGCAACATTTGTTGGCGCTATCTCAAGCGGTATCGGCGCTTCCCAGAATCACCAACGGCGATATGCAACAAGGCAGCGGTGTCGAACAAGCAAATGCTGTACCAGACACAACATTTGATGGTGAGCCCACGGACAAGGACCCAGCAGAGGATGCCGATGTAACCATGACGGACGCTGGAACTGCCGACCCAGATGATTCTCTCATTGAGGATGCCGACGAGAATACAAAGGTTGAGGGCGAGAAGGATGGCGCTGGAGCGGCATCAAATATGCACAATGGCAAGCAAATACCAGCTGCACAGACCGATAAAAGAGATTCCATAGGTGAAGCGACAAACGGGGTCAAGGAGCATACAAACGAACGAGCGACGAACGAGATGGAGGCGACCAGAGCTGAGGCCACTGCGAAACCTTCAGGCAGCGATGCACATCAACAAATGGAATCGGCTGAGACAATACGTGCAGATGTATCCATGATCTCCGACGCGGACGATGACTTCATACATCCCATGTTTCTTGCACCTTCAGGAGCAAGACCAGATCGAGATATCGGCTTGCCGGACCAAGAAGCGGAGGATATTCGACGATTGCTTGCTCTCTACGTGCAGAAACAAGAAGAGGTGTGTAGAGGGGCAAAGAGGCTGTTTCTAGGACTCCTCAAAGCCGAGCAGATGCGGAAGAATGTACTCCACTGGTCCAAGGCAGAAGCTCATTCAGGGCTTAACCGAGACATGTCGGACGGGGAAGATTGGTACGACAAGGAGGAATGGGGTCTCACAGAAGACCTCAAAAAGGggcaggatgaagaggaagaagatgtgcAGACAACTGGTAAAAAGACGAGAAACCGACGTCAATAG
- a CDS encoding hypothetical protein (CAZy:GH3), which yields MKLSSYLCAAVLAVAGQAAKDKPVYKDPKASIDDRVEDLLKRMTIQDKTAQLIQGDMTNYLNLTDETVNKTGLAWNFKYRANSIWTGLYANMTTIKKAAKLGQDYLAKETELGKFCIPAFVQSEGLHGVLILNGTIFNSPIGMGCSFNPELIEKMADVIATESRALGINQLFSPQVDLARELRFGRVEECFSEDPYLAGEMGYRYVKGLQAGGVSAMVKHYAAFATPEQGINTGPVHGGERELRSLYLPPFKRAIIDGGATSIMSSYNSYDGVPVVADSYLLTDILREEWGYKYYVISDAGGTARLAQAFYVCPLEDDECITLETLPAGNDAEMGGGYWSFEIIPELVKAGKLDEKVVDTAVSRVLRSKFEMGLFEKPFTGVADDKIWDYVNTKAHKKVARQLDAESIVLLENHENVLPLKKDANVAVIGPMAHGYVNYGDYVIHTAMTRGVTPYDGIKAASKGKVTFTQGCERWSTDESGFKEAVAAAEAADVAVVVVGTWSRDQNELWGGLNATTGEHIDVSNLNLIGAMPKLVKAIIETGKPTVVVYSSGKPITEPWISEEASALIQQFYQSQEGGHALADILYGNVNPSGKLSVSFPYDVGTTPIYYDHLNSARAWPNPGKIYENGTLKFGSNYVLENPEALYTFGYGLSYSKFDFSNISVSKKNVTATDTVTVSVDVSNKSKRDGSEVVQLYVKDMLASVDVARYQLKGFKKVAVKAGKTQTVKIDLKVEDWGLWNRKMKYVVEPGDFTVFVGNSSENFKGNVTVTVS from the exons ATGAAACTCTCTAGCTACCTCTGCGCGGCAGTTCTGGCTGTAGCCGGtcaggctgccaaggatAAACCTGTTTACAAGGATCCCAAAGCTTCTATCGATGACAGAGTCGAGGACCTTCTCAAGCGGATGACTATTCAGGACAAGACAGCACAATTGATCCAGGGTGATATGACAAACTATCTCAATCTCACTGATGAGACTGTCAACAAGACTGGTTTGGCATGGAACTTCAAGTATCGAGCCAATTCCATCTGGACAGGCTTGTATGCGAACATGACTActatcaagaaggctgctaAGCTAGGACAAGATTATTTGGCCAAGGAGACTGAGCTTGGCAAGTTTT GTATTCCTGCCTTTGTTCAGAGTGAAGGTCTCCACGGAGTCTTGATTTTGAATGGAACAATTTTCAACAGTCCTATTGGCATGGGCTGCTCGTTCAACCCAGAGCTCATCGAAAAGATGGCCGATGTCATTGCAACAGAGTCTCGAGCCCTTGGCATTAATCAGCTGTTCTCTCCTCAAGTCGACTTGGCTCGAGAGTTGCGATTCGGTCGCGTTGAGGAATGCTTCAGCGAGGATCCTTACTT AGCTGGAGAAATGGGTTATCGATATGTAAAGGGTCTTCAAGCAGGTGGCGTCTCAGCCATGGTTAAGCACTAT GCTGCTTTTGCAACTCCAGAGCAAGGTATCAACACTGGCCCAGTCCACGGTGGTGAGCGAGAGCTGCGGTCTCTCTACCTCCCTCCATTCAAGCGAGCCATCATCGATGGAGGCGCAACTTCGATAATGTCCTCCTACAACTCCTACGATGGTGTTCCAGTTGTCGCAGACTCTTACCTCCTTACTGATATCCTCCGTGAAGAGTGGGGTTACAAGTACTACGTTATCTCGGATGCTGGTGGTACTGCTCGTCTTGCTCAAGCTTTCTATGTCTGTCCtcttgaggacgatgagTGTATCACTCTTGAG ACTCTTCCCGCTGGTAATGATGCTGAAATGGGTGGTGGCTACTGGAGTTTCGAGATCATCCCTGAGCTCGTCAAAGCTGGTAAACTCGACGAAAAGGTCGTCGATACCGCTGTATCTCGTGTTCTTCGCTCCAAGTTTGAGATGGGTCTTTTTGAGAAGCCCTTCACTGGCGTCGCGGATGATAAGATCTGGGACTatgtcaacaccaaggcaCACAAGAAGGTTGCGCGCCAACTTGATGCTGAGAGCATCGTTCTTCTAGAGAACCACGAGAATGTTCTGCCTCTGAAGAAAGACGCCAATGTTGCTGTGATCGGTCCCATGGCCCACGGCTATGTCAAT TACGGTGATTATGTCATTCACACAGCCATGACCCGAGGAGTTACTCCCTACGATGGAATTAAGGCCGCTAGCAAAGGCAAAGTGACCTTCACTCAAGGTTGCGAGCGCTGGTCCACAGACGAGTCTGGCTTCAAGGAGGCTGTAGCCGCAGCCGAGGCCGCTGATGTCGCCGTTGTAGTCGTCGGAACATGGTCTCGAGATCAGAACGAGCTATGGGGCGGTTTGAACGCCACGACCGGAGAGCATATAGACGTGAGTAACTTGAATCTCATCGGTGCCATGCCCAAGCtcgtcaaggccatcatcgaGACTGGGAAGCCCACCGTTGTGGTGTACAGTTCCGGAAAGCCTATCACAGAGCCATGGATTTCAGAGGAGGCTTCTGCTCTTATTCAGCAGTTTTACCAGTCTCAGGAAGGTGGTCATGCGTTGGCTGATATTCTGTACGGCAACGTCAACCCCTCGGGCAAGCTCTCCGTCAGCTTCCCCTACGATGTCGGCACCACGCCCATCTACTACGACCATCTCAACTCTGCGCGCGCCTGGCCAAACCCTGGTAAGATTTATGAGAACGGTACCCTTAAGTTTGGTAGCAACTACGTCCTTGAGAACCCCGAGGCCCTCTACACATTCGGCTATGGTTTGTCATACAGCAAGTTCGAtttctccaacatctccGTCTCCAAGAAGAACGTCACTGCGACCGACACTGTCACCGTTTCCGTCGACGTCAGCAACAAGTCCAAGCGCGACGGCTCTGAGGTTGTGCAGCTGTATGTCAAGGACATGCTTGCGTCTGTCGATGTTGCGCGATACCAGCTCAAGGGTTTCAAGAAGGTCGCcgtcaaggctggcaagaccCAGACTGTCAAGATTGATCTCAAGGTTGAGGACTGGGGTCTATGGAACCGTAAGATGAAGTATGTCGTGGAGCCTGGTGATTTCACTGTCTTTGTAGGAAACTCGAGCGAGAACTTCAAAGGCAACGTGACTGTCACAGTTTCGTAG
- a CDS encoding hypothetical protein (EggNog:ENOG41~CAZy:GH31) gives MHLRDGMWLPAKDFRTEYAEDVYEITPSKDQQALNLLCPVKHIRSRGDTLNQPTLDIDIKAEMDGVISIETTHWAGAQRKGPDFDLFPAGQPKVEGEIVKSDKGTTIQSGVLSATIHPDQHNFDIKFHSSDGKKHLTNLGNRSTGFAYSPAPSTPLQTGDMREFKHYMFMQTTLSVGESVHGLGERFGAWNKVGQNVVLWNADGGTSSDQAYKNVSFWMSNRGYGVFVDNPGKVDFEIGSERCCRVQTTVEGQRLKMYIIYGDGPKDVLKKYTVLTGKANKVPSWSFGLWLTTSFTTNYDEATVNSFLEGMKSRGSPVDVFHYDCFWMKGFRWTDFIFDEERFPDPKGQISRLKESGLCKKVCVWINPYIGQAGAAFKHAAEKGYLLKRKNGDIWQWDLWQAGMGLLDVTNPEACAWYTECLNGLFDKGVDALKTDFGERIPTLDVQWHDTSVDPHKMHNYYAFMYNKLVYEALQKRYGDNEAVLYARAACAGTQRFPLVWGGDCESTPEALAESVRGGLSMGLSGFTFWSCDIGGFEGSPPPWIYKRWVAMGLLCSHSRLHGSNCFRVPWIVDNDDPTEEGCSRTLSKWTALKTRLMPYIFSQAIESIEGGIPMSLRSVALEFPEDPTSWYLDRQFMVGSQLLAAPIYEESGEVEFYLPKGKWTSYFTNEVKSGPGWFKEKHAFGTLPLYVRENTILVLGSRKEVGSEYDFVKNVEVALYQTSPGAKTTVVDGDGNVAAELVVGENGKLENTDKLKGDYKIAEQGRNLEGDAPVSIESLS, from the coding sequence atGCATCTCCGCGATGGCATGTGGCTGCCCGCCAAAGACTTTCGCACCGAGTATGCCGAAGATGTCTATGAGATCACTCCCAGCAAGGACCAGCAGGCCCTGAATCTGCTATGTCCCGTAAAGCACATCCGCTCTCGAGGCGATACCCTCAACCAACCCACgcttgatatcgatatcaaAGCAGAGATGGATGGAGTCATCTCTATCGAGACCACACATTGGGCCGGTGCTCAACGAAAAGGCCCCGACTTTGATCTCTTCCCAGCTGGTCAACCCAAAGTTGAGGGAGAGATCGTCAAGAGTGACAAAGGCACTACTATTCAATCTGGAGTTCTCTCTGCCACTATTCACCCTGACCAACATAATTTCGACATCAAGTTCCACAGCTCAGATGGCAAAAAGCACCTCACGAACCTGGGCAATCGTAGCACAGGATTTGCCTACTCCCCAGCTCCCAGTACGCCATTGCAGACCGGAGATATGCGCGAATTCAAACACTACATGTTCATGCAAACGACTCTATCTGTCGGCGAGTCCGTCCACGGCCTTGGCGAGCGTTTTGGAGCATGGAACAAAGTTGGCCAGAATGTCGTTCTTTGGAACGCCGATGGTGGTACTTCAAGCGACCAAGCTTACAAAAACGTTTCTTTCTGGATGAGCAACCGTGGCTATGGTGTCTTTGTGGATAACCCTGGAAAGGTCGATTTCGAGATTGGTAGTGAAAGATGTTGTCGTGTGCAAACAACTGTGGAAGGGCAGAGATTGAAGATGTATATCATCTACGGCGACGGGCCCAAGGATGTTCTCAAGAAATACACTGTCCTCACTGGAAAAGCCAACAAAGTCCCCAGTTGGAGTTTTGGTCTTTGGCTGACGACTAGTTTTACTACCAACTACGACGAGGCCACGGTCAATTCATTCCTCGAGGGCATGAAGTCTCGTGGGTCACCTGTCGATGTCTTCCACTACGACTGCTTCTGGATGAAGGGTTTCAGATGGACGGATTTTATCTTTGATGAAGAGCGTTTCCCTGATCCCAAGGGCCAGATATCGCGACTCAAGGAGAGTGGACTGTGCAAGAAGGTCTGCGTCTGGATCAACCCTTACATCGGCCAAGCTGGTGCGGCATTCAAACACGCTGCTGAGAAGGGCTATCTCCTCAAGCGCAAGAATGGAGATATCTGGCAGTGGGATCTCTGGCAAGCTGGCATGGGTCTTTTAGATGTGACCAACCCTGAAGCTTGTGCTTGGTATACCGAGTGTCTCAACGGGCTCTTTGACAAGGGCGTCGATGCCCTCAAGACGGACTTTGGCGAGCGTATTCCCACTCTTGACGTTCAGTGGCATGATACCTCAGTCGACCCACACAAGATGCACAATTACTACGCCTTCATGTACAACAAGCTTGTTTACGAGGCCCTCCAGAAGCGATATGGCGACAACGAGGCTGTTCTTTATGCTCGTGCTGCCTGTGCCGGAACACAGCGCTTTCCTCTCGTATGGGGCGGAGATTGTGAGTCTACACCAGAGGCTCTCGCTGAGTCTGTCCGCGGTGGATTATCAATGGGTCTCAGCGGCTTCACTTTCTGGAGCTGTGACATTGGAGGCTTCGAAGGTTCTCCACCCCCATGGATCTACAAGCGATGGGTAGCAATGGGCCTTCTGTGCAGTCATAGTCGTTTGCACGGCTCGAATTGCTTCCGTGTTCCATGGATTGTCGACAATGATGATCCCACTGAGGAGGGATGCTCTAGGACTCTGTCCAAGTGGACGGCGCTCAAGACGCGATTGATGCCGTATATCTTCTCTCAGGCTATTGAGTCTATAGAGGGTGGTATCCCAATGTCTCTTCGATCTGTTGCACTTGAGTTCCCTGAAGACCCAACCTCTTGGTACCTTGATCGCCAATTCATGGTCGGTTCCCAGCTCCTAGCTGCTCCTATTTATGAAGAGTCAGGCGAAGTTGAGTTCTACCTCCCCAAGGGCAAATGGACATCTTATTTCACGAACGAAGTCAAGTCTGGTCCTGGATGGTTCAAAGAGAAGCACGCTTTCGGCACATTGCCTCTGTATGTCCGTGAGAACACTATTCTTGTGCTTGGCAGCCGCAAGGAGGTTGGTTCTGAATACGATTTTGTGAAAAATGTTGAAGTTGCCTTGTATCAGACTTCTCCAGGCGCTAAGACTACTGTAGTAGATGGCGATGGAAATGTTGCTGCAGAGCTTGTCGTTGGAGAAAATGGCAAACTTGAGAATACTGACAAGCTCAAAGGCGATTACAAGATTGCAGAACAAGGTCGTAATTTGGAGGGAGATGCCCCGGTTTCGATTGAGTCTCTGTCATAG